The proteins below are encoded in one region of Chitinispirillales bacterium ANBcel5:
- a CDS encoding HU family DNA-binding protein, which yields MPGKSLTQSQIIQKLADSEELTKKQVKSFLDSFAALAYKEAKNGFVLPGLGKLVLVRRKARKGRNPATGETIKIPAKKVVKFRVSKTAKDSILGTSAKKTATPVKKKATKKKATKKK from the coding sequence ATGCCAGGAAAGAGCCTGACCCAATCTCAAATTATTCAGAAGCTTGCCGATTCAGAAGAGCTTACAAAAAAGCAGGTGAAATCATTTCTGGATTCATTTGCTGCACTTGCTTACAAAGAAGCAAAAAACGGTTTTGTCCTGCCTGGACTTGGTAAGCTGGTACTGGTTCGCCGTAAGGCCAGAAAGGGAAGAAATCCAGCAACAGGGGAAACTATTAAGATTCCGGCAAAAAAGGTTGTAAAATTCAGAGTTTCTAAAACTGCCAAAGACTCTATACTGGGTACTAGCGCAAAAAAGACCGCGACTCCGGTTAAGAAAAAAGCAACAAAGAAAAAAGCAACCAAAAAGAAATAG
- a CDS encoding response regulator has product MNTKTHTILLVDDEPEIREMICDYLMDFENYHVLRAENANEAIGLLEQNRVDLILSDINMPGIKGFDLLQIVRDRFPTVKRVLITAYNVEEYLQLAMDHDIGNIFVKTAPFNFGELSSVLRNLLAGNIFGIKRYFSENVPVYRYTVNKSNCLDQDARKIISTINDYQRAKRIELVLIELLTNAIFYGVRNESPETKESWNHCFELNEESAVEVLVGSDREKYVISVRDKGGRLKKQDVLYWLNRQASYDEKGLPLGLYDSHGRGLFIARRYIDRLIINIDKDKQTEVVMFNYCNHTVNGHKPLYINEI; this is encoded by the coding sequence ATGAACACTAAAACACACACAATTTTGCTGGTTGACGATGAGCCGGAAATCCGTGAGATGATTTGTGACTATCTGATGGATTTCGAAAACTACCATGTACTTAGGGCAGAAAATGCTAATGAGGCCATAGGGCTACTTGAACAAAACAGAGTAGATTTGATTCTTTCGGATATAAATATGCCTGGAATAAAGGGTTTTGATCTGCTGCAGATTGTTCGTGACAGGTTCCCTACCGTAAAAAGAGTTCTCATTACTGCGTATAATGTAGAAGAATATTTGCAACTGGCAATGGATCATGACATCGGCAACATCTTTGTGAAAACTGCACCATTTAATTTTGGTGAACTCTCTTCAGTTTTACGAAACCTCCTTGCGGGCAATATTTTTGGTATCAAACGATATTTTTCGGAAAATGTACCTGTTTACCGATATACTGTAAATAAATCAAACTGCCTTGACCAGGATGCAAGAAAAATCATCTCTACAATAAATGATTATCAACGAGCCAAAAGGATTGAGTTGGTGTTAATAGAGTTGCTTACCAATGCCATATTTTACGGGGTTCGTAATGAATCACCCGAAACTAAAGAGTCCTGGAATCATTGCTTTGAACTGAACGAAGAGAGTGCAGTTGAGGTTCTGGTGGGCTCCGATCGGGAGAAATATGTAATATCGGTAAGAGATAAAGGTGGCAGACTTAAAAAGCAGGATGTATTATACTGGCTTAATCGTCAGGCAAGCTATGATGAGAAAGGGTTACCCTTGGGTTTATACGATTCTCATGGCCGGGGGCTTTTTATCGCAAGAAGATATATAGATCGCCTGATAATAAACATTGATAAAGATAAGCAAACCGAAGTTGTCATGTTTAATTACTGTAATCATACAGTCAACGGACACAAGCCACTTTACATAAATGAAATATGA
- a CDS encoding RluA family pseudouridine synthase: MIFHSDVPCNVVKAIGILEYLSARFTYLEKTQWANRVDEGKISINGKCCQKGDTVKANDRISYDAGEFEEPPADLNYTIVYEDQWIIGVDKPGNLLVHRAGKSFRNNLLFQLQNVHEPKFPYAHAIHRLDRETSGITLIAKDSNSISAFTNLFKQNRIEKTYKAIVKGRIDRELKIIDEPLARDRNSEIRYKVAVHKNGKSATTEIVALDYIGKNATLVSLKPLSGRTHQIRVHLAHYGHPILGDKLYGISEKLHLRWRSDPQKYNSDFIIQRQALHCESVRFEHPFTGEIEEIKAGIPNDMEELMGKLRGENC; this comes from the coding sequence ATGATTTTTCACTCTGATGTTCCCTGTAATGTAGTAAAAGCGATTGGTATTTTAGAGTATCTTTCGGCTCGTTTTACCTACCTTGAGAAAACGCAGTGGGCAAACAGGGTAGATGAAGGTAAAATTTCAATAAATGGTAAATGCTGCCAAAAGGGTGATACGGTAAAAGCTAACGATCGAATATCCTATGATGCCGGAGAGTTTGAAGAACCCCCTGCAGATCTTAATTATACGATTGTTTATGAAGATCAATGGATCATTGGGGTAGATAAGCCGGGTAATCTCCTCGTGCATCGGGCAGGTAAATCTTTTAGGAATAATCTTCTTTTTCAACTCCAGAATGTGCATGAACCCAAATTCCCTTACGCGCATGCTATTCACCGACTGGACCGGGAAACTTCGGGAATCACACTGATAGCCAAAGATAGTAACTCCATCTCAGCGTTTACAAACTTATTCAAACAAAACAGAATCGAAAAGACCTATAAGGCTATTGTTAAGGGACGTATAGACAGGGAACTGAAGATAATTGATGAACCCCTTGCAAGAGACCGTAATTCAGAGATCCGCTACAAAGTAGCTGTACATAAAAATGGTAAAAGTGCTACCACCGAAATAGTAGCATTAGATTACATTGGCAAAAACGCAACACTGGTTTCACTAAAACCCCTGAGTGGCAGGACACATCAGATACGGGTTCACCTCGCACATTATGGTCATCCCATATTGGGTGATAAACTTTATGGTATAAGCGAAAAGCTACACCTTAGATGGCGCTCAGATCCACAGAAATATAACAGCGATTTTATTATACAGCGACAGGCGCTTCACTGTGAAAGTGTACGCTTTGAGCATCCTTTTACTGGTGAAATTGAAGAGATCAAAGCCGGTATTCCAAATGATATGGAAGAATTGATGGGAAAACTACGTGGTGAAAACTGCTGA
- a CDS encoding acyl-CoA dehydratase activase, with the protein MKTLGICFGATTIQYVIVTVKGQQKTVLKTCRMAHEGDPREAIISILEENKGEIDRVAVTGRAFRSNVELSNISEPEAVECALKEVYSSTDYPNLVISSGGETQLVYTLNPKGGISSVHSGNKCASGTGEFFLQQIRRMGLTLEQAVELAKEGTAHKIAGRCSVFCKSDCTHALNKGEPRANVAAGLCLMMADKICELVKDMESDKVSLIGGGSLNEAMVEILKTRFNSLHVSEFASVFEAYGAALWAVENECVTLPEDLTSVVHDTKTSFGRHPSLSNATDLVEFKQIIKDKANPADLCILGLDVGSTTTKAVLMRKEDKAVVASVYLRTNGDPIQASRNCYAAIKEQLKGTEVKISGLGVTGSGRQIAALHALSDSVINEIIAHATAASYFDKDVDTIFEIGGQDAKYTFLTGGVPSDYAMNEACSAGTGSFLEESARESLNVKTEEIGERAIKGQSPPNFTDQCSAFISSDIKLAGQEGIEKNDILAGLVYSVCMNYVNRVKGSRPIGKKIFMQGGVCYNKSVPIAMASLMQHRIIVPPEPGLMGAFGVALETSNRIDLNLIPEAEFSLEELINREATRDGSFICAGGQEKCDRKCEISKILINGKKYPFGGVCNKYYNLRLNRKVEVKELDYVAIRNDLMFNKYGVMDKAEPIDEDKPARTVGIMRTFLTNAYFPLYSNFFHQMGFRVIFSDQIDPEGLSRIEAAFCLPAELTHGSFMNLLKKSPDYIFLPHVAQLMVPKAPTYSKACVFVQGEPYYLKATFRRELEQSTSVVLSPVLRMDGTYDRSKNTLVEMAVAMGISEEDAKRAFDFACKKQREFDNELQEYGKKALKYLDENPDQFAIVIFGRPYNSFASDANMGIPHKVASRGYIVLPFDMLPAHDYSVDSKMFWGMGQKLMKVAKFVRDRDNLFGFFITNFSCGPDSFLLNFFRNIMKTKPSLTLELDQHTADAGIDTRVEAALDIMESYRKIGAQKKEDDSFVRAKVLYGKEIRVVGSDGTSYPLAHPKVEVLMPSMGRYGTEAAAAVLRNIGVNARALPVADKDVLLTGKKNTSCKECLPYIVTTGSFLDYLDKHRDRDKITLFFMATGGGPCRLGQYFRAFEQLIDNNKLRDVAMFTMTDENGYGGLGTRLLLKAWQGILISDILADIRSMLSVAAVNKENALQELEECWAELIKYFEGSVSTRLTVLLSNIAERLKTIPLKMDPSQIPVVSLVGEIFVRRDEFSRKNIVDYLEERGFMVRVAPIAEFMQYSNYIVNSKLGEREFEFFEMFRMKLTSQIQEWWERKIKTVLAESGLYHFEMIEVEKTIKSALHLMNVNFRGEAILTVGLSLREILNHSCGVISIGPFGCMPSRVAEAILKKEMNVTGKARVPGWEDKALEFSELGEFPFLSIETDGSPFPQLVEANMEAFVLQARRVHSYIQKLSKKEKTTQGFSMKGLSIKIFDLVTENSFELLTKRKS; encoded by the coding sequence ATGAAGACTCTGGGAATTTGTTTTGGAGCTACAACAATTCAGTATGTTATAGTAACAGTAAAAGGGCAGCAAAAAACAGTCTTAAAAACGTGCAGGATGGCCCACGAAGGTGATCCCAGAGAAGCTATTATTTCTATTCTTGAGGAAAATAAAGGGGAGATCGACAGGGTTGCTGTTACAGGGCGTGCTTTTAGATCAAATGTAGAACTGTCAAATATAAGTGAACCTGAAGCTGTGGAGTGTGCTCTTAAAGAAGTGTACAGCAGTACCGATTACCCTAACCTTGTGATCAGCTCCGGTGGGGAAACCCAACTGGTATACACCCTTAATCCTAAGGGTGGGATTAGCTCCGTTCACTCCGGAAATAAGTGTGCGTCCGGTACGGGTGAATTTTTCCTTCAGCAAATAAGGCGTATGGGACTTACTCTTGAGCAGGCTGTTGAACTGGCAAAAGAGGGTACTGCGCACAAAATCGCAGGAAGATGCAGTGTGTTTTGTAAAAGTGACTGTACACATGCACTAAATAAAGGTGAACCAAGAGCCAATGTGGCCGCAGGTTTATGTCTTATGATGGCCGATAAGATCTGTGAACTGGTAAAAGATATGGAAAGCGATAAGGTATCGCTTATTGGTGGTGGTTCTCTTAATGAAGCAATGGTCGAGATACTTAAAACACGATTCAATTCGCTGCATGTTTCAGAGTTTGCTTCAGTATTTGAAGCTTACGGGGCTGCCTTGTGGGCTGTTGAAAATGAGTGCGTAACACTGCCAGAGGATTTAACTTCAGTTGTTCACGATACCAAAACGTCGTTTGGAAGACATCCATCGCTGAGCAATGCAACAGATCTGGTAGAGTTTAAGCAAATTATTAAGGACAAAGCAAACCCAGCCGATTTATGCATACTTGGTCTTGATGTAGGCTCAACCACCACCAAAGCAGTACTGATGAGAAAAGAGGATAAGGCCGTAGTTGCAAGCGTCTATCTAAGAACAAACGGTGATCCCATACAAGCCTCCCGAAACTGTTATGCAGCCATAAAAGAGCAGTTGAAAGGTACAGAAGTCAAAATAAGCGGCTTAGGTGTAACTGGTTCGGGTCGACAAATAGCCGCCCTTCATGCCCTCTCGGACAGCGTTATAAATGAAATTATTGCTCATGCTACTGCCGCTTCATACTTCGATAAAGATGTTGATACCATTTTTGAAATCGGGGGACAGGATGCAAAATACACGTTTCTAACCGGCGGCGTTCCTTCTGATTATGCCATGAATGAGGCCTGCAGTGCCGGTACTGGATCTTTCCTGGAAGAATCTGCGCGTGAATCACTTAATGTGAAAACAGAAGAAATTGGGGAGAGAGCTATAAAGGGGCAATCACCGCCTAACTTTACAGATCAGTGTTCCGCGTTCATCTCAAGTGATATAAAACTTGCAGGACAAGAGGGAATCGAAAAGAATGACATACTCGCAGGGCTGGTCTATTCGGTATGTATGAATTACGTAAATAGAGTTAAAGGCTCTCGTCCCATTGGTAAGAAAATTTTTATGCAGGGTGGGGTATGTTATAACAAATCTGTACCCATAGCCATGGCTTCCCTTATGCAGCATCGGATTATAGTACCACCGGAACCCGGACTCATGGGGGCCTTCGGTGTGGCACTTGAGACCTCAAACCGAATCGATCTGAATCTGATTCCCGAGGCTGAATTTTCTCTTGAAGAACTCATCAACAGAGAAGCGACCAGAGACGGAAGCTTTATTTGCGCGGGTGGTCAGGAAAAATGTGACAGAAAGTGTGAGATATCAAAGATTTTAATCAATGGGAAAAAGTACCCTTTTGGTGGGGTTTGTAATAAGTACTACAATCTGAGATTAAACAGAAAAGTTGAAGTTAAAGAGCTGGATTATGTTGCGATCAGAAATGATCTGATGTTTAACAAATACGGGGTGATGGATAAAGCTGAACCAATTGATGAGGATAAACCGGCGCGGACAGTGGGCATTATGCGAACCTTTCTGACCAATGCCTATTTCCCTCTCTATTCAAACTTCTTCCACCAGATGGGTTTTAGAGTGATTTTTTCCGATCAGATCGACCCCGAAGGGCTTTCGAGAATAGAAGCGGCCTTTTGCCTCCCTGCTGAGCTTACACATGGGAGCTTTATGAACCTGCTTAAGAAAAGTCCTGACTATATTTTTCTGCCTCATGTAGCTCAGCTAATGGTACCAAAGGCGCCCACTTACAGTAAAGCCTGTGTTTTTGTTCAGGGTGAACCTTATTACCTTAAAGCCACTTTCAGACGGGAACTTGAACAATCCACCAGTGTTGTGCTTTCGCCTGTTTTACGTATGGATGGTACCTATGACCGGTCGAAAAACACACTGGTTGAAATGGCTGTAGCAATGGGCATAAGTGAAGAGGATGCTAAACGTGCCTTCGATTTTGCCTGCAAAAAGCAAAGAGAGTTTGACAACGAGTTACAGGAGTATGGCAAAAAGGCGCTTAAGTACCTTGATGAGAATCCTGATCAATTTGCCATCGTTATCTTTGGACGCCCCTATAATTCTTTTGCTTCCGATGCAAACATGGGAATTCCACATAAGGTGGCATCAAGGGGATACATAGTCTTACCCTTTGATATGCTTCCGGCTCATGACTACTCTGTGGATAGTAAGATGTTTTGGGGTATGGGACAGAAGCTTATGAAAGTCGCTAAATTTGTTCGGGACAGAGATAATCTCTTTGGCTTCTTTATTACCAATTTCTCCTGCGGTCCCGATTCTTTCTTACTCAACTTTTTCCGCAACATCATGAAAACAAAGCCCTCTCTTACCCTTGAGCTGGATCAGCATACCGCTGATGCCGGGATCGATACCAGAGTAGAGGCTGCGCTGGATATAATGGAAAGCTACAGAAAAATCGGCGCACAGAAAAAAGAAGACGACTCGTTTGTCAGGGCGAAAGTACTATATGGAAAAGAGATACGGGTTGTGGGTAGTGATGGCACCAGTTATCCACTGGCTCACCCCAAAGTTGAAGTGCTCATGCCTTCAATGGGACGCTATGGTACTGAAGCTGCAGCGGCGGTTCTTAGAAATATTGGCGTTAATGCCCGGGCATTACCTGTTGCAGATAAAGATGTACTTCTTACAGGAAAGAAAAACACCAGTTGTAAGGAGTGTTTACCTTACATAGTAACCACAGGTTCCTTTCTTGATTATCTCGACAAGCATAGAGACAGAGACAAAATCACACTCTTCTTTATGGCTACAGGGGGCGGGCCATGCAGGCTTGGACAATATTTCAGGGCCTTTGAGCAACTTATCGACAATAATAAATTACGGGATGTGGCAATGTTTACCATGACAGACGAGAACGGCTATGGGGGGCTTGGAACTCGTCTGTTACTCAAAGCCTGGCAGGGTATTTTAATCTCAGACATATTGGCAGATATCAGAAGTATGCTCTCTGTTGCTGCTGTAAACAAGGAGAATGCATTACAGGAGCTTGAGGAGTGCTGGGCTGAGCTTATTAAGTATTTTGAAGGCAGTGTATCCACACGACTTACTGTTTTGTTGTCAAACATTGCGGAACGACTAAAAACAATTCCACTTAAAATGGATCCATCCCAAATCCCTGTTGTGTCACTTGTGGGGGAGATATTTGTAAGGAGAGATGAGTTTAGTCGCAAAAATATCGTTGATTACCTGGAAGAGAGAGGGTTTATGGTAAGAGTTGCTCCGATTGCAGAATTTATGCAGTACAGCAACTACATTGTAAACTCTAAACTCGGAGAGCGGGAATTTGAGTTTTTTGAAATGTTTAGAATGAAACTTACCTCTCAGATTCAGGAGTGGTGGGAACGGAAAATAAAAACAGTTCTGGCAGAAAGTGGGCTTTACCACTTTGAGATGATTGAGGTCGAAAAGACCATTAAAAGCGCTCTTCACCTTATGAACGTTAATTTTCGTGGTGAAGCTATTTTAACTGTTGGACTTTCTTTAAGGGAGATTTTAAACCACTCCTGTGGGGTTATTTCAATAGGTCCCTTTGGATGTATGCCCTCAAGGGTTGCTGAAGCGATACTCAAAAAAGAGATGAATGTTACCGGAAAAGCCAGGGTCCCGGGTTGGGAAGATAAGGCACTGGAGTTTTCTGAGCTGGGTGAATTCCCATTTCTCTCCATAGAAACCGATGGAAGTCCTTTTCCGCAACTTGTTGAAGCTAATATGGAGGCGTTTGTACTTCAGGCAAGAAGAGTTCACAGCTATATTCAAAAATTGAGCAAAAAAGAGAAAACAACTCAGGGTTTTTCCATGAAAGGGCTTTCTATAAAGATTTTCGATCTTGTTACCGAAAACTCTTTTGAACTTCTGACCAAAAGGAAAAGCTAA
- a CDS encoding leucine-rich repeat domain-containing protein gives MIVKTILFLITCTIITSAASFKDDSIAVESILSSNSIEVNDFYQIADTLSGRITGLHLDSLDLTVLPEEIAVLSELRVLRINDNNLEALPEQISSLSSLRELWADGNSLKTLPDSLKGLNNLQILSLNRNKLSFIPEPVSALELLTELSLQHNQINEVPDNIQLLQNLKYLYLDHNSISKLPAPICSLSNLEVLSLKNNDLSSLPHGIGGLENLRRVDLSNNNLNLLPETVGKLLELTDLFISGNQLSSLPVSITELSQLKWLYADNNRIAHLPAELTNLKKLQILSVSGNGISTITEEVGSMTNLMVLNLSHNELNNLPESLAELPQLRVLDLSNNSLQTVPNSFIRLRSKSQEHSNVPFKLNLSANRLCDLSDTITDWANQNNPGWENSQSCR, from the coding sequence ATGATTGTAAAAACCATCCTTTTCCTGATCACCTGTACTATTATAACCTCTGCTGCTTCTTTTAAGGACGATTCAATTGCTGTGGAATCTATCCTGAGTAGCAATTCAATCGAGGTAAATGATTTTTACCAGATAGCAGATACCCTAAGCGGAAGAATAACCGGCTTACACCTCGATTCCTTAGATTTAACAGTGCTCCCCGAAGAGATTGCAGTGCTCAGTGAGCTGAGGGTTTTAAGAATTAATGATAATAATCTAGAAGCACTTCCTGAACAGATCAGCTCGCTCTCCTCACTCAGAGAGCTTTGGGCAGACGGCAATAGTCTCAAAACTTTACCAGATTCCTTAAAAGGCCTCAACAATCTCCAAATACTTTCTTTAAACAGAAATAAACTAAGTTTTATACCGGAACCTGTATCTGCTCTTGAGCTGCTAACAGAGCTTTCATTACAACATAACCAAATCAATGAAGTACCGGATAACATACAATTACTGCAAAACCTAAAGTATCTGTATCTCGACCATAACAGTATTAGCAAATTACCCGCACCGATCTGCTCACTTAGTAACCTTGAAGTACTCTCTTTAAAAAACAACGACCTAAGCTCTTTACCACACGGTATAGGGGGACTTGAAAACTTAAGAAGAGTCGATCTAAGTAATAATAATTTGAATCTGTTACCAGAGACTGTCGGAAAACTCCTTGAGCTTACCGACCTATTCATTTCCGGAAACCAACTAAGCTCCCTTCCGGTTTCCATTACAGAACTGAGCCAATTAAAGTGGCTTTATGCCGATAATAACAGAATTGCACATTTACCCGCAGAACTTACTAATCTCAAAAAACTACAGATTTTATCAGTTTCAGGTAATGGCATTTCCACAATTACTGAAGAAGTGGGCTCAATGACCAATCTAATGGTACTTAATTTGTCTCATAATGAGTTAAATAACTTACCCGAAAGCCTCGCTGAACTTCCACAGCTTAGGGTGTTGGATCTTTCTAACAACAGTCTTCAAACAGTACCCAATTCATTTATCCGTCTGCGGAGTAAGAGCCAGGAGCATAGCAATGTACCCTTTAAACTTAATCTATCCGCTAACAGACTATGTGATCTATCAGATACTATAACCGATTGGGCTAACCAAAATAACCCTGGGTGGGAAAACAGCCAATCCTGCAGGTAA
- a CDS encoding ComEC/Rec2 family competence protein yields the protein MNRLKALFPSAVYWSRLPCLMAAIAFCAGIFISSLGSGSFSPLKLHPTFYITFLSMTTISALLLGVVTKAPVFRFLLFLAAGFCHYTQSTIATNLFSSQIAESQIDNAQIVLSGQVTGPVRERFGRNVFTLRVQNRAQTEAEMLLEGKLIQCTSTDTVSSGTQLTLSGQFSLPAQNPFPFGFDEAQFFSTQNISGRFEVSSIWERYSEYSFIDGAFIAARQRAHRVLEQIEKKDVSSVFKAAILGEKDEISTKVRDVFRKTGTYHLLAISGFHAGLLFLASSKFFIIVGINKKKSALLSILLLWIYLAFIGFIPSLFRATVMVSCIGVNSFFQKKSHILQALGFAALCWLIMSPGSLFSAGFQLSFCATTGILILYPVLQSIVPESNNPYISFFQKKILGSLFVSFSAFLFTAPVLLYHFGTVSIIGIVFNIIAVVLMSASMWSAFIALFSGMIVTEFSLPALFIAQTSLNTLLLISQWTAQHFPYCELSLPAPKLHVFIPLLLFCLGVCAVKHKHLLNFVKFFTPATLIILLVLHNFFVNPKQLELIHHPLPGGGVSGILWPDRTVWLMGNGDVQTIQRFIRHSIEPWLHHRNNPDVTLVIVGSKAEYAAHLARFSFSSNPSIIIMPEKDEKQFSTPVSNSYEYTTISAPLMLSPSAKCTVTISQMDSHFLFISTFENGSVEFTLNQRDTLIIREGDSEPIRVYNKSLIKCLMGLL from the coding sequence ATGAACCGTCTGAAAGCGCTTTTCCCGAGTGCTGTCTACTGGTCCCGCCTACCCTGTTTGATGGCTGCGATAGCTTTCTGTGCCGGGATTTTTATCAGTTCCCTTGGAAGTGGTTCTTTTTCACCCCTTAAACTGCATCCAACATTTTACATTACTTTTTTGTCCATGACAACCATTTCAGCACTTCTTTTGGGTGTAGTTACAAAAGCACCAGTTTTTAGATTTTTACTATTTCTTGCAGCAGGTTTTTGCCATTATACCCAAAGTACTATAGCTACTAATCTTTTCTCTTCTCAAATTGCTGAATCACAGATTGATAATGCACAGATTGTACTTTCCGGACAGGTAACAGGACCTGTAAGAGAGCGATTTGGAAGAAATGTATTTACACTAAGGGTGCAAAACCGCGCCCAAACAGAAGCGGAAATGTTACTGGAGGGGAAATTGATTCAATGCACCAGCACCGACACCGTCTCTTCTGGTACACAACTTACTCTTAGCGGGCAATTTTCACTTCCGGCACAAAACCCCTTTCCATTTGGTTTTGATGAAGCACAGTTTTTCTCCACTCAAAATATCAGTGGCAGATTTGAGGTCTCTTCTATCTGGGAAAGGTACTCAGAATATAGCTTCATTGATGGAGCTTTTATTGCTGCGAGGCAAAGGGCTCATAGAGTCCTAGAACAGATAGAGAAAAAAGATGTTTCTTCTGTGTTTAAAGCCGCCATACTGGGAGAAAAGGATGAGATTTCAACTAAAGTCAGAGATGTTTTCAGAAAAACGGGAACATATCACCTTCTGGCTATTTCCGGGTTTCATGCGGGACTTCTTTTTTTGGCATCAAGTAAGTTCTTTATAATTGTGGGAATTAACAAGAAAAAATCCGCCCTTTTATCAATACTATTGCTTTGGATTTATCTTGCTTTTATTGGCTTTATTCCTTCACTTTTCAGAGCCACAGTTATGGTAAGCTGTATTGGTGTAAACTCTTTTTTTCAGAAAAAAAGCCATATTCTTCAGGCGCTTGGTTTTGCGGCTCTTTGTTGGTTAATAATGTCCCCCGGCAGCCTCTTCTCTGCAGGATTTCAGCTCTCTTTCTGCGCTACAACCGGAATACTCATTCTTTACCCTGTTTTACAGAGCATAGTGCCTGAGAGTAACAACCCTTACATCTCGTTTTTTCAAAAGAAAATTCTTGGCTCTCTATTCGTATCTTTTTCAGCGTTTCTGTTCACTGCACCTGTTTTACTTTACCACTTTGGCACTGTTTCGATTATCGGAATTGTTTTCAATATAATTGCCGTAGTTTTAATGTCAGCTTCAATGTGGTCGGCATTTATAGCTCTTTTCAGTGGAATGATCGTAACCGAGTTTTCGCTACCAGCACTATTTATTGCTCAAACATCACTAAATACGTTGCTTCTTATTTCACAATGGACTGCTCAGCATTTTCCATACTGTGAGCTATCTCTTCCGGCACCAAAGCTCCATGTTTTCATTCCACTTCTCCTGTTTTGCCTCGGGGTATGTGCGGTAAAACATAAACACCTGCTTAACTTTGTTAAATTTTTTACTCCTGCCACTCTCATAATTTTGCTGGTGCTGCATAATTTTTTCGTTAACCCAAAGCAGTTGGAACTGATTCATCACCCCCTGCCTGGTGGCGGAGTTAGTGGGATTCTTTGGCCAGACAGAACAGTATGGCTTATGGGAAACGGAGATGTGCAAACCATTCAACGGTTTATCAGACACTCAATAGAACCGTGGCTTCATCATCGAAATAACCCTGATGTAACACTTGTAATTGTTGGATCAAAAGCAGAATATGCAGCCCATCTTGCGCGTTTTTCTTTCAGCAGTAATCCATCAATTATCATAATGCCGGAGAAAGATGAAAAACAGTTCAGCACCCCTGTCTCAAATTCCTATGAATATACAACTATCTCTGCGCCTCTTATGCTTTCACCTTCAGCTAAATGCACGGTAACTATCTCCCAAATGGATTCACATTTTCTTTTTATATCTACCTTTGAAAATGGTTCTGTAGAATTTACTCTTAACCAAAGGGATACCCTGATTATAAGAGAGGGTGATTCAGAACCAATACGGGTGTATAACAAAAGCCTGATAAAGTGCTTAATGGGTCTTTTATAG
- a CDS encoding DJ-1/PfpI family protein, whose protein sequence is MSRAIIILAEGFEETEAITCIDLLRRADISTTVLGLESLEITGSHEVTIIADSLLKDFSDDFDAIILPGGMPGSNNLAQSQSVLDLAKKANSKGKLCAAVCAAPLVFEKAGLLKGVKATCYPAFEEKLNEADYQKQRVVKDQNIITSQGLGTSIEFALKIIESLSNKETADKIGSSILYC, encoded by the coding sequence ATGTCACGTGCCATAATCATTTTAGCAGAGGGCTTTGAAGAAACAGAAGCCATAACCTGCATCGACCTGTTACGTAGAGCAGACATCTCTACTACTGTTCTTGGCCTTGAGAGCTTAGAGATTACGGGGTCACACGAGGTTACGATTATAGCCGATTCTTTGCTCAAAGACTTTTCGGATGATTTTGACGCTATCATTTTACCAGGTGGAATGCCCGGGTCAAATAACCTTGCACAATCACAATCCGTTCTTGACTTAGCAAAAAAAGCCAACTCTAAAGGGAAACTATGTGCTGCAGTTTGCGCTGCTCCCCTGGTTTTTGAAAAGGCAGGTCTGTTAAAAGGTGTTAAAGCAACCTGCTATCCCGCCTTTGAAGAGAAATTAAACGAAGCTGATTATCAAAAGCAGAGAGTAGTTAAGGACCAAAATATAATTACAAGCCAGGGGCTTGGTACTTCAATAGAGTTTGCCCTGAAAATAATCGAAAGTCTCTCTAATAAAGAAACCGCGGACAAAATCGGTTCATCCATTCTATATTGTTAA
- a CDS encoding STAS domain-containing protein, whose protein sequence is MKVYNEFRHNWQLVRVEGKFVVKHLLEIRKLLEDTNSNPVSKKVAFDLSSTQYLDSSALQLMLNLKKRLDANGGEFAVCNPNEEIKEIFSIVGFDRIIAIYPSIDSLFKMRL, encoded by the coding sequence ATGAAAGTTTATAATGAATTCCGGCACAACTGGCAACTTGTACGAGTTGAAGGGAAATTTGTAGTTAAACACCTTTTAGAGATCAGAAAACTGCTGGAAGATACAAATTCTAATCCGGTTTCAAAAAAAGTAGCTTTTGATCTAAGCTCAACTCAGTACCTGGATTCAAGTGCGTTGCAACTCATGCTTAATTTAAAGAAGCGTTTGGATGCAAATGGCGGTGAATTTGCTGTGTGTAATCCAAATGAGGAGATAAAAGAGATCTTTTCTATTGTGGGGTTTGATCGAATAATAGCTATTTACCCTTCGATCGATTCGCTTTTTAAAATGCGGCTCTAA